The Methanofollis sp. genome includes the window TGGATATCAGGCGCCGTGTCATCGAGGCGACGACCCTCTCCGTGGGGAGCGTCCCCCTGTACCAGGCCTTCATCGAGGCCGCACAGAAGAAGGGCGGCGTCGTCTTCATGGACCCCGACGACCTCTTCAGGATCACCGCGGAGCAGGCGAAACTCGGCACGAACTTCATGGCCATCCACACCGGCATCAACCTGGAGACGATGAAGAGGCTGAAGAACCAGGGCCGGCACGGCGGCCTGGTATCCCGCGGCGGGGCGTTCATGACCGCCTGGATGCTCCACAACGAGAAGGAGAACCCGCTCTACGCGGAGTTCGACTACCTGATCGAGATCCTCAAGGAGCACGAGGTCACCCTCTCCTTCGGGAACGGCATGCGCTCCGGCGCCGTCCACGACGCCACCGACAGGGCGCAGCTCCAGGAACTGATCATCAATGCCGAACTCGCGGACAAGGCCCACGACTTCGGCGTGCAGACGATCATCGAGGGGCCGGGCCACATCCCCCTCGACGAGATCCAGGCGAACGTCGTCGTCCAGAAGAGGATCACGAACAGGAAGCCCTTCTACATGCTCGGCCCCCTGGTCACCGACATCGCACCCGGCTACGACGACAGGGTCGCCGCCATCGGCGCCTCCCTCTCCTCGGCCTATGGCGCGGACTTCATCTGCTACGTGACCCCTGCCGAGCACCTCGCCCTCCCGACCCCGGAGGAGGTCTATGAAGGCGTGATGAGCTCCCGGATCGCCGCGCACGTCGGCGACATGATCAAGCTGAAGAAGAGGGACGACGACCTCGAAATGGGCCACGCCCGCCGCGACCTGGACTGGGACCGGCAGTTTGCGGTCGCCATGAACCCCGAGCGCGCAAAGAAGATCCGGGACGAGCGGATGCCCGCCGACACCGACGGCTGCACGATGTGCGGCGACTACTGTGCGCTGAAGATCGTGAACAAGAACTTCCACTTCTAAATTTTTTTAGAATCTTTTTTTCGGGTTGTGTTGGAGCGGCCCGTCTGATCATCACGTACTCGCCTCTCACAACAGCGCAGCGGACGGGAACGTCGGGAAGGCGTGGTGATCAGACGTGCCACTTCGATTGTAGAATCTTCACCGCCGTCTCGGCCTCCCGGCCCCCGCTCGGGAGTTCCGGGATGACCTCCTCAACCGGCACCGGGCTCTCGAAAATACGGACACACCGTCAGGCACCGGCTGCAGACCATCTCCGCGTCCCAGGCCATGCGGTTGATCAGCCACTCCGTCAGGGACGCTCCGGCGTTGCTCCCGAAGAGGACGCCGAAGATGGGTCGCACCGGCGCCGGGATCGCGTGGGTCACGTTCCTGCAGCGGAGGACGTCTACTCCCTCTTCGGTCAACGCTCCCGTAGGGCAGGCCTTGATGCACCTGTTGCACCGGCGGCATTGGGGCGGCGGCACCGCCGGTCTCTCCACGTGCAGTTCCTTCTCTGTCACCACTGCCCCGAGCGCCACGCGATTTCCAGACCGCGAGGTGATGAGGAGCGTGTTCTGCCCGATGCTTCCCATACCCGCTTCTGCGGCCAGATGCTTCAGGGAGAGATACCCCCTGATCCTCCTGTCCCGCACCCGCACCGGGAAGAAAGACGGAACTGCGATGGAAGAGTGTCCCTCCTCCTCAAGTGCTTTCGCAAGCGAAAAAGCGGTCTCGTCAAGGCGTTCGATGACGCGGTGCAGCCGCTGGGTCTTCTCTCTGCTCGTGAGAGAGAATGTTTTAGCCGGAATTTCCAGTCCGAAGACTATTACGGTTTTTGCGGAGGGCAATACGTCCCGGGGATGATATCCCTCCGGTGCAGAGCATTCGGCCACGGCCAGAGTGACGTAGAGGTCCACTCCTTCGGTGTGGAGGAGGTAATCGAGGGTTTTTTTGGATCTGCGGAGAGGAGAGGATCCGGCGTGCATGGCGGTATTGGATCGACACATGTTTTTGTTTGTTCTGGTAGGGATGGTGACATGGAAAGTCCGTTGAGATCCGGGTGAAAGATGCCCGGGAGCATGTCCCCAGAGTATTCGGGGGGTCCGGGGGTTTCCCCCCGGCGCGAGGAAAACCGCTGAAACCCGGAAAATATGCTCCGGTGAATCGGGCGTATGCCGGACTACCGGCCCATGCCCTACACTCCACGGCCGAAAAGACAGAAAGATAACCCCCACCTCCCAAACTTTCTCCTATGAAACCGGAAAATCAGAAGACTCTCGACGACTTCCTCTCCCATGCAGACACAATGGCCGACGACGTCCTTGCCGAGACCGAGAACTGGCTCGGCACCGTCCCCTTCATCTTCACCGTGATGCGCGAGCGCCCCGAGGCATTCACCCTCTCGGCCCTCGGCGACTACAAGACCGCACGGCCGGCGAGCATGGACGCAAAGACCGCCGAACTCGTGGCGATCGCCGCCGCCGCCGGTGCCGGCGCCGACAAGTGCATCAAGGTCCATGTCGGGGCAGCGATCCGGGAAGGGGCGACCCGCGACGAGATCCTGGATACGATCCTCATCGCCGGCGTCATCGGCAAGACGCACGTCCTCGCCTCCTCCCTCCGGGCCTTCAAGGAATCGTTCTCGTGAGAGAAATACGGGAGAAATACTTTCGGGGGCCCACTCCCCGCAAAAATTTTGGTTTATTGACCGCCTGCAGCCGTCCCTCTGGTAGAATGGGATGGCAATCTTCTTCTCGGGATCTCCGACTCACTCATCCCAGGAACAATCCTGAGCGGGGGTCCGGGGGCGTAGTCCCCCGGCAGAGAGTACAGGGAAGGCAGTGGGTCCGCATGCCCCTCACCCGGATTCAGAGTGATCCTCCGTCGAAAGGATCCTCCAACCCCCTGAGAGATTTCTTTATCCCCGGCCGACCGCGATAGAGTATAGATGAATGCTGTGCGTCCTGAGCAGCCTGCGGCAAAACAGGCATTGCGGGACAGCGTGAAGAAACTCCGCTTCGCCCTCTCCGCAGACGAGATCCAGGAAAAAAGCAGGGCCGTCACCGCCCGGCTCCTCTCCCTCCTCGACGGGGCCGGGACCGTGATGGTCTATGTCTCCAAAAACCCGGAGGTCGATACGGCCGGCCTCATCGACGCCCTTCTTGCGCGGGGTACGCGGGTCGTCGTCCCGATCATCGAGAAGGAGACGCATTCCCTCCGCCTCTCCTATCTTGAAGACAGGGACGTGCTCGTGGAGAGCACCTTCCATGTGCCCGAACCCATCGGCCACGAGATACCGGCATCGCCCGCCGCCCTCAACGCCGTCATCGTCCCCATGGTAGGTTTCGACAGGTCGGGAAACCGCCTCGGGTACGGTGCCGGATATTACGACCGCTTTCTTGCAGAGTGCCCGGACATCCGCACCATCGGCATCGCCTTCGCCTGCCAGGAAGTCGGGGCCGTCCCTCACGAACCCTTTGATCGGCAGATGGACGCGATCATTACAGAATACGAAACCCTTTCCTGCTCCCCACCCGGAACCTGCACAAAGTTAAAATAATATAAACACTAACTTTGAGTAAATCTCTATGTGAGGGAGTGTCTTATGCAGAAAGATTATCGGGACCTTACTGTAAAAGAGGCTTATTACGAGGACGCCGGGCGCGGCATCGCGCGTCTTGGCATAGACGTGATGAAGGACCTCGGTCTCGTCTCCGGTGACGTGATCGAGATCCAGGGCAAACAGAAGGCTGCCGCCATCGTGAAGCCGAGTTATCCCGAGGACACGGGAAAAGGCATCATCAGGATCGACGGGACCATCAGGGGCGACGCCCGCGTCGGCATCGACGACACGGTCAGGGTCGGGAAAGTCGAGGTGGGCTACGGCCAGAAGGTCGTCATCCAGCCGACCCAGCCGATCAGGCTCGTCGGCGGCGAACAGTTCCTCAAGAGGATCCTGGTCGGCAGGCCGGTCTTCGAGGGCCAGTCCATCCGGGTCAATGTGCTCGGCAACCCCCTGACCTTCGTCATCACCAAGGTGGCTCCGAAGGGGATCGCGATCATCTCGGAGATGACCGAGGTCGACCTGAAGGAGACGCCGTACAAGCCAGGCGAGGGCGTGCGCAAGGAGGCCACGGGCGTCCACTACGAGGACATCGGCGGCCTCGGCCGCGAACTCGACATGGTCAGGGAGATGATCGAACTGCCCATGCGCCACCCCGAACTCTTCAAACGCCTGGGCATCGATCCCCCAAAGGGCGTCCTCCTGTACGGCCCGCCCGGCACCGGGAAGACCCTCATCGCCAAGGCCGTCGCAAACGAAGTGGACGCCCACTTCATCTCACTCTCAGGCCCGGAGATCATGAGCAAGTACTACGGCGAGTCCGAGGAACGCCTGCGCGAGGTCTTCGAGGAGGCGCAGGAGAACGCCCCGACGATCATCTTCATCGACGAGATCGACTCCATCGCCCCGAAACGCGAGGAGACGAAGGGCGAGGTGGAAAGAAGGGTCGTCGCCCAGCTCCTCGCCCTGATGGACGGCCTGAAGGCCCGCGGCCAGGTCGTCGTCATCGCCGCCACGAACATCCCGGACGCCATCGACCCGGCCCTCCGCCGCGGCGGCAGGTTCGACCGGGAGATCGAGATCGGCATCCCTGACAAGAAGGGGAGACTTGAGATCTTCCAGGTCCACACGCGGGGCGTCCCCCTCGCCGAGAACGTCGACCTCCAGCACCTCGCCGACACCACCCACGGCTTTGTCGGCGCCGACCTCGCCCTCCTCGTGAAGGAAGCGGCGATGCACGCAATCCGCCAGGTGATCCCGAAGATCAAGATCGAGGAGGAGATCCCGGCAGAACTGATCGATAGCCTCAAGGTCACGGGCGAGGACTTCGACGAGGCCAGAAAGCACGTCGAACCCTCGGCGATGCGCGAAGTGCTCGTCGAGGTGCCGGACGTGAAGTGGGAGAGCGTCGGCGGCCTCGACGACGTGAAGAGCGAACTCTCCGAGGCGGTGGAGTGGCCGCTGAAGTACCCCGAGGTCTTCAGCCGGATGCACACCAGGCCCCCGAAGGGCATCCTCCTCTTCGGCCCGCCCGGCACCGGCAAGACCATGCTTGCCAAGGCGACCGCCAATGAGAGCGAGTGCAACTTCATCTCGGTGAAGGGCCCAGAACTCCTCTCCAAGTGGGTCGGCGAGTCGGAGAAAGGAGTACGGCAGATCTTCAGAAAGGCGCGGCAGGCGGCCCCGTCGATCGTCTTCTTCGACGAGATCGACTCCCTCGTGCCGAAGCGCGGCTCGTACGCCAATTCCTCCCATGTGACCGAGAGCGTCGTCTCCCAGCTCCTCACCGAACTGGACGGCCTTGAGGAACTGAAGAACGTGATGGTGCTCGGCGCCACGAACAGGCCGGACATGCTCGATGATGCTCTGCTGCGGCCGGGCAGGCTCGACCGGATCATCTATGTGCCGCCGCCCGATGCAGGGAGCAGGAAGAAGATCTTCGAGGTGTACCTGAAGGGCACCGAGGACCTGCTTGCGGCCGACGTGAAGGTCGACGACCTTGTCGCCCGGACGGACGGCTATGTCGGCGCCGACATCGAGGCCGTGGTCAGGGAGGCGAAACTGGCGGCGATGCGCGAGTTTATCACGGCGATGAAGGACAAGTCGGCGGAAGAGCGGGCCGACGCCATCGGGAATGTGCGGGTCACCGCCAGGCACTTCGACCTTGCCTTCGGGAAAGTGAAAGGGTCTCTCCCGGCCGAGAGGCGCGAGGAGTTCGAGCGCCTCTCCTGGGAGATCCTGTACTCCGGCGAGCAGAAGGGCATTCTCGAAAAGGCGGCGACTCTCGTCAAGCGCGCCGCGCTTGTCGCCGGCAGGGGCGACGAGACGGTCAGGACGCTTGCAGAGGAACTGAGGGCGGCGAACTATGCGCAGAAGAAGGACTTTGCCGCGATCACGGCCCTCTCCGAAAAACTGGAGGCCGCTCTCGGGGTACAGAAAAAGCCGGCATATGCAGAGGTCACAGGGCACCCGCAAGGGAGCTGACCTTACTTCTTTTTTGGAATGACAATTTGAGAATAAATTTGAAACACAAATCGACATATCGTACATTCACTTCGACAAAAAAATAGAAACCTATATTTGCAATATGCCGTTAAAGTGAATTGTGAAGATCAAGTGGCTCCTCCTCACTGCCGGCATCCTGGTCGTCGCCGGGTTCTACCTCTCCGACCGCATCGCCGATGACCCGGAGTATCTCTCGTCGGGGGTCGCCGATGCCGGCACCATGGCCGCCTCCACCCTCATCTCCTTCGAGCAGTACGAGGCGGCGGCCGCCTGTGCAGACCTCGCGAGCACGGTCGTCCCCGACAATCCCGACCTCCTGCGGGTGAAAGGAAAGGCCCTGTCAGCACAGGGGCGGTACGACGAAGCGGTCGTCTGCTATGACATGGCCCTCACCACCGGAGAGGGGGATGCAGCAACACTCTCGGAGAAAGGAAAGGCACTCATGAAGGCCGGCGACTTCGAAGGCGCCATCGCGGCATCGACGAATGCCCTCGCCCTCGCCCCGGCCGATCTCCCGGCCCTCCAGACGGCCGGGGCCTCAAGTCTCCTCCTCGGACGGTACGACGAGGCCGTCGGGTACTATGATCANNNNNNNNNNNNNNNNNNNNNNNNNNNNNNNNNNNNNNNNNNNNNNNNNNNNNNNNNNNNNNNNNNNNNNNNNNNNNNNNNNNNNNNNNNNNNNNNNNNNGAACCCGGATTCCCATAAAAAATAAGTACAGGGCGGCATGATTGAGTCTGGTATGTCTGCAAATGTTACCCTGTCCGTCCCCGCCGACGTTCCCGGCACGGCACGGGAGACCTATATCGAGAACTACAGGACAATCACCCACGGATCCGGCCGCCTCATGCTCTTTGCCGGCGACCAGAAGATCGAGCACCTCAACGACGACTTCTTCGGCGAGGGCATCCACGAGGACGACGCCGACCCGGAGCACCTCTTCAGGATCGCACAGAAGGGGCGCATCGGCGTCTTCGCAACCCAGCTCGGCCTGGTCGCCCGGTACGGCCGGGACTATTCCGACGTCCCGTACCTGGTCAAGCTCAACTCCAAGACCCACCTCGTGAAGACCGCCCAGAAAGACCCGTACAGCCCGATGATCTCGACAGTCGGGCAGGTCGTCGCCTTCCGCAACCAGACCGGCCTGAAGGTCCTCGGCGTCGGCTACACGGTCTATCTCGGCTCGGAGTACGAGGCCGAGATGATGAGGGAAGCGGCCCAGATCATCTTCGAGGCCCACCAGCACGGCCTGATCACCGTCCTCTGGATCTACCCCCGCGGCGCGGCGGTGAAGGACGAGAAGGACCCGCACCTCATCGCGGGCGCCACCGGCGTCGCCGCCTGCCTCGGCTCCGACTTCGTCAAGGTGAACTCCCCGAAGAAGGAGGGCGCGGTCTCGGCCGAACTCCTCCGCGAAGTGACCCGCGCCGCAGGCAGGACGCAGGTCGTCTGTGCCGGCGGGTCGAGCATCGACGAGACGAAGTTCCTCAAGGAACTGTACGACCAGATCCACACCGGCGGTGCGTCAGGCAATGCAACAGGCCGGAACATCCACCAGAAGTCTCTCGACGAGGCGGTCAGGATGTGCAACGCCATCTCGGCCATCACCATCGACAATGCACCCCTTGAGGACGCCGTCGCGCTCCTGAAGGGCAACTGACCCTTTTTTTCTTTTCGCCCCCCTGTACCGGGGCGGTGTTCTTATAGGGGATCTGATATAGAGAATTTCGGAGACTGAAGATGACGACACTGCAAGACTATCTCCGGGCGGCAGGCTGCGAAGCCGGGCTGCAGGAACTCATCGAACTTATCGCACGGCAGGCGGGCCCGATCAGGGAGGCCTTCATCACCCACCAGTCCTATGCCGGGAGCGAGAACATCTACGGCGAACAGCAGGCGGCGATGGACACCTGGGCCGACGAACAGATCATCGGGGCGGCCCGCGACTCAGGCCTCGTGCGCGAACTCTCCTCAGAGGAGCAGGAGGAGGTGCTCACCTTCGCCGATGCGAAGCAGGACTATGCCATCGTGATGGACCCGATGGACGGGTCGTCCCTGATCCAGACGAACCTCGCGGTCGGCACGATCATCGGGATCTTCGGCAACGGGTCGGTGCGGCAGAAGGGGCGGAACCTGAAGGCCGCACTCTACATGCTGTACGGCCCGATGACGACCCTCACCCTGACAATCGGGAAGGGCGTGCAGATCTTTGCGATGGACCACGAGGGCATCTACCGTCTCCTTGAAGCCGACGTCAGGATGCCCGAGGGCACCCTGTACGGCACCGGCGGGAAGAGGCCGGAGTGGACGGCGCCGCACACGGCGTTCATCGAGACGATCGAGAAAGAGGGGGCGAAGGTCCGCTACACCGGATCCTATGTGGCCGACTTCCACCAGATCCTCAAGTACGGCGGGATCTACTGCTACCCCGCCCTGAAGGACAAGCCGAAGGGCAAACTCCGCCTGATGTACGAGGCCGTCCCGGTCGGCTTCATCGCCGAGCAGGCCGGGGGCGCGATCACCGACGGCACCCGGAACCTCCTTGACGTGGAACCCGACGACCCGCACCAGCGCACCCCGATCTATGTCGGGTCTGCCGGCATGATCAGGAAGGTGAAGGAGATCTTCGGCAGGACGCACGCATGACCACCGTCACGGTGGCGACGGCAGACCTCGGCGGGTTCCCGGCAGGCCAGAAGGCGCACCCTCTCGTCATCGAGAGGGCCGCACAGGTGCTCCGCAAAGAGCACGGCGGCCTCATCATCGATTCCTTCGTGACCAGAGTTGGCGGAAGGCTTGCCTGCATCTTCACCCACCGGGACGACCCGCGGATCGCCGACCTCCTCACCCGCGTGATGGAGGAGTGCCGCACCCTTGCAGGCAGTCTCGGCCTCACCGGATCGGGAGAGGCGGGGAGGGCGGACCTCCCTGTCGAGACCGGAGACGGCGTCCTCGTCTTCCTCTCCAGCGGGGCGGCTGAAGGGGCCTGGAGCGAGGCGCTCGCCCGCATCTTCGCCGACCCCTACACGACGCCTGCCCTTGTGGACGACCCCCTCCTCCGCCGGGGTTTTACCTTCACCTGCACTGACGGCGGGTTCTATCCCACTCCGTCCGGCATCTACGACCTTCTGGCGCACATCGACGACGGTGCGTCTGTCGTGAAGGTCGAGGGGCCTGAGACGACCGTCGCCGCCGCCTGCACAGGCGCCGACCCGGCCCTCCTCCTCGGCACCGGCAGGGGATGCCCGCCGGTCGCCGGCGTCCTCGCCGCCGTCGCGGACTCAGACTTCATGCCTGTCAGCCTCTGCGACGCCGTGCCGGTCTGCACAAAGGCCGTCTGCCTGGGATTCGGTATCCATGACGGGATGCTCATCGGTCCGGCAGACCTCTTCGACGACCCCGCCTTCACCCGGCGGTGAGCCCTCCGAAAAAAACGGTGCAATGAGGTTTTTCAGGCCGATGGAAAGATTAAATACTTTCCACCACCACATAACCTCAGATGGTCAACAGTATTGTTCTGCCAGTGAAAAAAGTTTTTTCGCTCGTTGATTCAAAGATTAGCGTAGAGATCAAGGACGAAGGCCGGAAGCTGCAGGGAAGACTCGTTGCCGTGGACGAGCACCTGAACCTGCACATGGACGAGACGATCGAGTTCACGGGCGACCAGCGGGGACGCAACCTCGGCACCGTCGTCATCAGGGGGAACAATATTCTTACGATCGCACCCCTTATCTGATGGACATGCCATCTGTTGAAGATGAGGCCCAGAGGATCATCCAGTCGAGGCAGGAAGGAGTGCTCCAGAGCGAACTCTGGAAACTCCTCAACATCGACAGCCGGAAATGCTCGCGGGTCGTTAAGAAACTGAGCGATGCCGGCCTCATCGATCGCCTCGAGTACAGAGAGGAGGGGCTCAAGACATACCTGCTGAAGGCACGGCAGCAGGCGGTCGATCCCTCTCTCCTGATGGCAGGAGAAGAGTTGATCCCCTGTATCGGTTGTGACCTGGACTGCAATGTGGAGCAGTGTTCGGTCCTTCTTGACTGGATGTACGAACTGGCAATTAGCGAAGTTAACGAGTAAACAGTCCTTGCCCGGGACGAACTCCCTTTTTTCGGCTCTTGCGAATCGCTCATGAAGGCAATTGATCCGGCTCTCCCATCCCTAATCCTATCCTCATTTTGTGGGGGTCCGGGGGGCCGCCGCCCCCCGGTGTCTGATTAAGGGATGGCGTTTGTACGGGTGTCACAGGATCTAAATGCCTGTACCGGGGATGAAACCCGCGGTGAGCATGTATGGAGAAGGTAGTGGATCCACGCTTTCACCGGAGGATCAGAGGTATCTCCCACTTTCAACAGAGCAGAAAAATGGAGCCCTGATCATCACCGCCGCCGGCGGTACAGGGCCATCACTATCCACCCGACAAGCACGACACCGCCGGCGAGCAGGAGGACCTGCAGCAGGGGCCGGTTAAAAATGGTCGAGAACCCGAACAGGGACTTTTCCGGAGGCACCGCCCCCGGGACCTCCGCAACAGGGGGCAGCGTTTCGATCGTTCTGACAGGCGGGAGTGTCGGGGGCTGAGTCGGCTGCGTCGTCGTGACGGCGGCAATCATTTCAAGGGCGTACATGCAGACCCTCTGGTCGCCCGTGCCCGTCCCCGAGAGGACAAGGGACCCGTCGTCCGAGATGACGGCTGCGGTGACCGACGCGGGCTGTGTCTCCTTCCAGAGGAGTTTACCGTCTTTCGAGAGCAGATAGACGGCCTGGTCCTGCGATGCCCCGACGACCCGGCCGTCAGATGTGATCCCCACATGATGGACGCGGTTGTCGGCCATGTACTGCCAGAGCAGCGTCCCATTGCTGCTATAGAGGTGAACCCGGGAATCCAGGGACCCGACGGCAATCAGGGCCCCATCCGGAGATATGGCAACCGACCGGATCCCTTTTCCGGCATCCTTTTTCCAGATCTTTTTGCCGTTCTTGCCCAGCAGATAGACCTGACCGTCGGCACCCGCGGCGACCAGACTGCCGTCGGCCGATATCGCGACGGTATCGACGTCGCCTGTCGTATCATACTTCCATAACTCGCCGGCGCCGCGCCTGAGAAGGCATACGGTGCTGTCGTCGCTTCCTACGGCGATATATTTGCCATCGGGAGATATGGCCACGCTGAAAGCGAAATATCCGGAACTCCACCTCCAGTCCAGATCCCCCTCGCGGGTAAAGACCCGCACCAGGTCCGACCCTTCGACGACATAGGCCCCGTCCTTCGAGACCGCCGAACCATAGACCGGGCACCCTGTCTCATGGTTCCAGAGGAGGGTGCCGTTCCGGTCATAAAAATACAGGGCCCCCGGCCTGTTTGTCCCGACCGCAAAGGAGGAACCGTCAGGCGCCAGTGCGAGGGTCAGGATCTCGCTCCCGAAGGCATGCTCCCATACCCTGGTCGCCTCGATCTCTCCGGCACTCCCGACCGCCACGGCCTGCAGTATCAGAATAAAGAGAAGAGCAAATAGTGTCCACTTCGGCATGCACGTCCCCCACCTGTTTCTCCCTTCCCGACAGCAGAGGAAGAAGAGAGTTTGAGAGAGATCACGCCCCTCATATATGAATTTTGTGTCGACGGGAGCGGCAGAAATGTCCACTGACCGGAGGTCTTATGTAGGGATATCGCCAGGCCTGAACAATGAGCTCCTGGACGGTTGAGGCAACATCTCATCTGATAGGCGAGCTGATCCTCTGTGCGGTCGTCATGACCGCCGCTGTTCTCCTCATCATCTATTGCCTGGGTTTCTCCTTTTCTTTCTCGATCTCAGAGGAACCGTGCATCTTCGAGATCATCGACATCGCCCACGTCGATGACGACTCTCCGTATAGTATGAATTATGACAGCCGCGTCGCTCTCTGGTACAACCCCCGTCCCCCTCCCGAAGATGCCAGCGACGCGGCCATGAAAGAGTTCTGGAAACGTCTTGGCGTCCATACGACCGAGCCCGACAGGACACGTTACTATGTCAAAAACGATATGTATCCCACATTTTTCAAGAACGGCCAGAAGGTCGAGGCCCGCATCCTGACGATGGAGGCGCACGAGTTCATACAGACCCATCACACCGGCACCCAGTATATGACCGGCAAGGGGAGCATGTGGTGCCCGAATGGCAGGATCATCGTCGACTTCCCCAACGGCACCTTCCGCCCCGGCGACGTGGTGCGGGTCGAGATCCGCGACACCCGGACAGATGCGCTCATCTCGGTTGACACGTATACCGCATAGCGGCGCGGGCCGCGAGGCGTGCGACCCGCAGGGGTTCGGGCACCTTCCCGTCGCGGGTGAAGGCGTCGACGACCCTCCCTGCGTCCGCCGTATCGATCCCCGAGGCCCGCAGATAGACGGTATAGCCTGTGCCGAGGCGGAGGGGGACGCGAGGGCCGAGGCGGCGGTACGCCTCCATCCTCTCCGCATCGCCCGGGAAGTGGGCGGAGACATCCTCTTCAAGACCGTCCGAGTCCTCGTACGTGACCACGATCACAGGAAGACCGGTCGCCAGACTGACGGCGTCCGGGTCGATGATGTTGTACCATGCAATGACGCACCCGGAGAGGAGGACACAGTTGATATCCTCCCGTTCCAGTCCCTGAAAAAGCGATATCGCAGCAACGGTTCCGTCCATGCCGCCGACCGTCACCTCGCCAAACCCGAAACCGTCGATCACGCCGTCCCTGCGCATCACGACGCCGGCAAGCGTGGACCTCTCCCGCCCCCGGAAACTCTCGGCGATACCGAGGGCACGCAGCCCCTTCTTCGCCATGTGCATGGAAGCACTTATGACGATGGCTTTTTAAATACTATGGCGATGGAGATCGAGAAGGACCAGGTGTGCATCTTCATTCCCACCCTGAAC containing:
- a CDS encoding Lrp/AsnC family transcriptional regulator; the protein is MPSVEDEAQRIIQSRQEGVLQSELWKLLNIDSRKCSRVVKKLSDAGLIDRLEYREEGLKTYLLKARQQAVDPSLLMAGEELIPCIGCDLDCNVEQCSVLLDWMYELAISEVNE
- a CDS encoding WD40 repeat domain-containing protein → MPKWTLFALLFILILQAVAVGSAGEIEATRVWEHAFGSEILTLALAPDGSSFAVGTNRPGALYFYDRNGTLLWNHETGCPVYGSAVSKDGAYVVEGSDLVRVFTREGDLDWRWSSGYFAFSVAISPDGKYIAVGSDDSTVCLLRRGAGELWKYDTTGDVDTVAISADGSLVAAGADGQVYLLGKNGKKIWKKDAGKGIRSVAISPDGALIAVGSLDSRVHLYSSNGTLLWQYMADNRVHHVGITSDGRVVGASQDQAVYLLSKDGKLLWKETQPASVTAAVISDDGSLVLSGTGTGDQRVCMYALEMIAAVTTTQPTQPPTLPPVRTIETLPPVAEVPGAVPPEKSLFGFSTIFNRPLLQVLLLAGGVVLVGWIVMALYRRRR
- a CDS encoding DUF99 family protein, whose protein sequence is MHMAKKGLRALGIAESFRGRERSTLAGVVMRRDGVIDGFGFGEVTVGGMDGTVAAISLFQGLEREDINCVLLSGCVIAWYNIIDPDAVSLATGLPVIVVTYEDSDGLEEDVSAHFPGDAERMEAYRRLGPRVPLRLGTGYTVYLRASGIDTADAGRVVDAFTRDGKVPEPLRVARLAARAAMRYTCQPR